A genome region from Dolichospermum compactum NIES-806 includes the following:
- a CDS encoding OST-HTH/LOTUS domain-containing protein codes for MSQPDIRSIIIKSAQQCKTQEEGWFYLSDFGSFLSQAFDFKSTGYYLNLSHFLGDYPDLLELKQDESSEVPVTMGRLIEESSQVIKHGIPAIKLKVKQNSRRISIAKNALFEWAWLGDLSKTLNKLRELALDEQWFYGDKPDDKYPILHKYLFYTILYFL; via the coding sequence ATGAGTCAACCAGACATTCGCAGTATAATCATTAAATCTGCCCAGCAATGTAAAACGCAAGAAGAAGGCTGGTTCTATTTATCGGATTTTGGCAGCTTTCTGAGTCAAGCATTTGATTTTAAATCTACAGGGTATTATTTAAACCTATCCCATTTCCTAGGGGATTACCCTGATTTATTAGAGCTAAAACAAGATGAATCCTCTGAAGTTCCTGTTACTATGGGAAGGTTGATTGAAGAATCTTCACAAGTTATAAAACATGGTATCCCAGCAATAAAACTAAAAGTTAAACAAAACAGTAGACGAATTTCGATTGCTAAAAATGCACTTTTTGAATGGGCTTGGCTTGGTGATCTGAGCAAAACTTTAAATAAGCTGCGAGAACTAGCTCTTGATGAACAATGGTTTTATGGCGATAAACCAGATGACAAATATCCTATTTTGCACAAGTATTTATTTTATACTATTTTATACTTTCTATAG
- a CDS encoding DUF3825 domain-containing protein: MTNILFCTSIYFILFYTFYRLTKEENKILTTEEFATFNTGLVDKYYEPIFALFKKSKTMRQQWELSDFCIAGQDWAGKTLVRQFIKMPEQANYFSNTADMLYNTSVGEPTLDYQHIIVDNTDRLPLNFLEKNLPENFVVEDITKMDYQTKRSYFKRFGEALKEDTQAFRAIKDRLDAALKLAIKRVKWNYKTAIPMYFPTKNIMSLLLPLALVDDNKVDIALVTELGLTQVSH; this comes from the coding sequence ATGACAAATATCCTATTTTGCACAAGTATTTATTTTATACTATTTTATACTTTCTATAGGCTCACTAAAGAAGAAAATAAAATTCTTACGACAGAAGAATTTGCCACGTTTAATACTGGCTTGGTTGACAAGTATTATGAACCTATTTTTGCACTTTTTAAGAAAAGTAAAACTATGAGACAGCAATGGGAACTTTCTGATTTTTGTATAGCGGGTCAAGATTGGGCTGGAAAAACGCTAGTGCGCCAATTTATTAAGATGCCAGAACAAGCAAATTATTTTAGTAATACAGCAGATATGCTGTACAATACTTCAGTAGGAGAACCAACACTTGATTATCAGCATATTATAGTAGACAATACAGATCGCCTCCCTTTAAATTTTCTTGAAAAGAATCTTCCTGAAAACTTTGTTGTGGAAGATATAACAAAAATGGATTATCAGACTAAACGTTCTTACTTTAAAAGATTTGGTGAAGCACTTAAAGAAGATACGCAAGCATTTAGAGCCATTAAAGATAGATTAGATGCTGCCTTAAAATTGGCTATTAAACGGGTGAAATGGAATTATAAAACTGCCATTCCAATGTATTTCCCAACTAAAAATATTATGTCTCTTTTACTACCATTAGCCCTTGTTGATGATAATAAAGTTGATATTGCATTAGTAACAGAACTAGGACTTACGCAAGTGTCACACTAA